The Candidatus Omnitrophota bacterium genome has a window encoding:
- the pstC gene encoding phosphate ABC transporter permease subunit PstC, whose protein sequence is MKIKFVDLGFKEAVTLLALCVAALTILLAFSMAAHALPAIQKFGLRFLFTSTWDPVKEVFGALPFIYGTIISSLLALLIAVPVSLGVAIYLAELAPAWIREPLSFLIELLAAIPSVVYGLWGIFVLAPFLRQDVQPFLAKYFGFLPIFQGQFYGVGMLTAGIILSIMIIPTISSVSREVFLAVPSTQREAALALGATRWETIRLGVLKYTRPGILGAVILGLGRALGETMAVTMVIGNRPEISASLFAPAYTMASVIANEFSEATSNLYLSALIEIGLVLFFVTLLLNIAARVLIWQVSGKLKGEIKE, encoded by the coding sequence ATGAAAATAAAATTTGTTGACCTGGGGTTTAAAGAGGCGGTTACGCTATTGGCCTTATGCGTAGCCGCCTTAACCATACTTTTAGCGTTTAGCATGGCAGCGCATGCTCTGCCGGCTATCCAGAAGTTTGGGTTGCGTTTTTTGTTCACCAGCACCTGGGACCCGGTTAAAGAAGTCTTTGGGGCGCTGCCTTTTATCTATGGCACGATTATTTCATCATTATTAGCTTTGTTAATTGCTGTGCCGGTTTCATTAGGGGTAGCTATTTACCTGGCGGAATTGGCGCCTGCCTGGATAAGAGAACCCCTAAGTTTCTTAATTGAGCTATTAGCCGCAATTCCCAGTGTAGTATATGGTTTATGGGGAATATTTGTCTTAGCGCCATTTTTAAGGCAAGATGTGCAGCCATTTTTAGCCAAATATTTTGGTTTCTTGCCGATATTTCAAGGCCAATTCTATGGCGTAGGAATGCTGACCGCGGGTATTATCTTGAGTATAATGATTATTCCTACAATTTCTTCTGTATCAAGGGAGGTTTTCCTGGCGGTACCCTCTACCCAGCGGGAAGCCGCGTTAGCCTTAGGAGCAACGCGTTGGGAAACCATAAGGCTTGGGGTATTGAAATATACCCGGCCAGGGATATTAGGCGCAGTAATATTAGGCTTAGGAAGGGCATTGGGCGAAACAATGGCGGTTACCATGGTTATAGGTAACAGGCCGGAGATTTCCGCTTCTCTATTTGCCCCCGCATATACTATGGCATCGGTTATCGCTAATGAATTTAGCGAAGCAACCAGCAATCTATATCTTTCAGCCCTTATTGAAATAGGTCTGGTATTATTTTTTGTTACCTTACTTCTTAATATCGCAGCCAGGGTGCTTATTTGGCAGGTTTCGGGTAAGCTAAAAGGCGAGATAAAAGAATGA
- a CDS encoding putative porin, translating to MRKFLTAIVLIGIISLGLGMHFSYASEVDALLQKLIDKGVLNASEAQEIRTQTNEQITKADKQKEEDYKKLAKDNMPDWVKNTKLKGDFRLRYEWDKDKGSQDNSRARIRARLGIESQVNNKLKMAVGIATGATNDPRSRNITLGSDANTTNTPGSPKSIVLDYAYAQYTPFNGLALSGGKIQNPLWRPWDVFWKGDITPDGAGVNYSYKLNPKVDIFMNDLVYVMKNDTRTDKQVALAVFQPGVNIAVNNKTNLKTAVAYNQFFNVKGANAFSNAGSRTNSGVSGSGSSATGQYRYNYNSIQPTAELSFKQPFSGLLPYAAIFGEYMYNVSLPSDATGAGGYQAGIKFGTENITDWGQWRTQLVYSKLGRDCWLDIFTDSDRYGGKTNSKAYEAVFSYGLAKNTWLDLDYYYAESLTQSATTGRTPEHVLQVDWNMKF from the coding sequence ATGAGGAAGTTTTTAACGGCAATTGTATTAATCGGAATTATCTCGTTGGGCCTGGGGATGCATTTTTCTTATGCCAGCGAAGTGGATGCCCTGCTTCAGAAACTAATTGATAAGGGGGTTTTGAATGCTTCCGAGGCTCAGGAAATAAGGACTCAGACTAATGAACAAATTACAAAAGCAGATAAGCAAAAAGAAGAAGATTATAAAAAATTGGCAAAAGATAATATGCCTGATTGGGTAAAAAATACGAAACTAAAAGGCGATTTCCGGTTAAGGTATGAGTGGGATAAAGATAAAGGCTCCCAGGATAACTCAAGGGCAAGAATTAGGGCAAGGTTAGGTATTGAGTCTCAAGTAAATAATAAATTGAAAATGGCAGTGGGTATTGCAACGGGCGCAACCAATGACCCGCGTTCAAGGAATATTACTCTTGGCAGCGATGCAAATACGACAAATACTCCCGGTTCGCCAAAAAGTATCGTTTTGGATTATGCCTATGCCCAGTATACGCCATTTAACGGATTAGCGCTATCCGGAGGAAAAATCCAAAATCCTCTTTGGCGGCCGTGGGATGTGTTCTGGAAAGGCGACATTACTCCAGACGGAGCCGGTGTGAATTATAGCTATAAACTTAATCCAAAGGTTGATATTTTCATGAACGATTTGGTTTATGTCATGAAAAATGACACCAGGACCGATAAACAAGTAGCGCTGGCAGTATTCCAACCAGGAGTTAATATTGCCGTTAATAATAAAACTAATTTGAAGACTGCGGTTGCGTATAATCAATTTTTTAACGTAAAAGGCGCAAATGCATTTAGTAACGCCGGTTCCCGTACAAATTCAGGTGTAAGCGGAAGTGGCAGCAGCGCTACCGGCCAGTATAGATATAACTACAATTCAATTCAGCCGACTGCTGAATTAAGCTTTAAGCAGCCATTTTCCGGTTTGTTGCCTTACGCTGCTATATTTGGGGAGTATATGTATAATGTTAGCCTGCCAAGTGATGCAACCGGAGCAGGAGGTTATCAGGCTGGTATAAAATTCGGAACGGAAAATATAACCGATTGGGGGCAATGGAGAACCCAGCTTGTATATTCAAAATTGGGCCGCGATTGCTGGCTGGATATTTTTACTGATTCTGATAGATATGGCGGGAAAACTAATTCCAAAGCCTATGAAGCAGTTTTTTCTTACGGCTTAGCGAAAAATACGTGGCTTGATCTCGATTATTATTACGCAGAGAGCCTTACTCAGAGCGCAACTACCGGGAGGACGCCGGAGCATGTCTTACAGGTTGACTGGAATATGAAATTCTAA
- the pstB gene encoding phosphate ABC transporter ATP-binding protein PstB: protein MEETIGVSNLNAYFGNIQALKDINISIREKMVTAIIGPSGCGKSTFIRCINRMHEVVPNTKVSGKVLLDGKDIYSADIDPIEIRRKIGMVFQKPNPFPVLSIYDNVAAGLKLNGLMKKGRLDLIVEQSLKMAALWDEVKDKLNSSGVSLSGGQQQRLCIARALAVKPEVILFDEPCSALDPISTGKIEELIFKLKQDYTMIIVTHNMQQAARVSDYTGFFLLGELIEFGKTQDIFTAPKDKKTEAYITGRFG, encoded by the coding sequence ATGGAAGAAACAATCGGGGTTTCAAATTTGAACGCATATTTTGGCAATATCCAGGCATTAAAGGATATCAACATTTCGATTAGAGAAAAAATGGTTACCGCTATCATCGGCCCTTCAGGTTGCGGCAAGTCCACGTTTATACGCTGTATAAACAGGATGCACGAGGTTGTGCCGAATACAAAAGTATCCGGCAAGGTTTTATTAGACGGTAAAGATATCTATTCGGCTGATATCGACCCCATTGAAATAAGGCGGAAGATTGGTATGGTATTTCAGAAACCTAATCCCTTTCCCGTGCTCTCTATTTATGACAATGTAGCCGCGGGCTTAAAATTAAATGGCTTAATGAAGAAAGGCCGCCTTGATTTAATAGTTGAGCAATCTCTTAAAATGGCTGCTTTATGGGATGAAGTAAAAGATAAACTCAATTCTTCGGGCGTCAGCCTTTCCGGAGGCCAGCAGCAGCGGTTATGTATTGCCAGGGCATTGGCAGTTAAGCCGGAAGTAATTTTGTTCGATGAACCCTGTTCTGCCCTGGATCCTATTTCTACCGGGAAAATCGAAGAGTTGATATTCAAATTAAAACAAGATTATACCATGATAATCGTTACTCATAATATGCAGCAGGCAGCCCGCGTATCCGATTATACCGGTTTTTTTCTTTTAGGGGAATTAATAGAGTTTGGCAAAACGCAGGATATATTCACTGCCCCCAAAGATAAGAAAACCGAGGCTTATATAACTGGGAGGTTTGGTTAA
- a CDS encoding response regulator, whose protein sequence is MLNNKKVLVVEDDKDINYLIAYNLRNEGFYAEQVFDGLSARERLRRESFNIVILDIMLPGIDGFDICKLIKDDPRNFHTFIMVVSAKSHEQDKLYAHLLGADCYLSKPFNLAGLLSTVREISANLDKEFLVKSR, encoded by the coding sequence ATGCTTAACAATAAAAAAGTATTAGTCGTAGAAGATGATAAGGATATAAATTACCTTATTGCCTATAACTTGCGCAATGAGGGTTTTTATGCGGAACAGGTTTTTGACGGATTAAGCGCGCGGGAGAGACTTAGAAGAGAGAGTTTCAATATCGTTATCCTTGATATTATGCTTCCCGGCATAGATGGGTTTGATATATGCAAACTGATAAAAGATGACCCGCGGAATTTTCACACCTTTATTATGGTGGTGAGCGCTAAATCCCATGAACAGGATAAATTATATGCCCATCTTTTGGGGGCAGATTGTTATTTAAGCAAGCCGTTTAATTTAGCAGGCTTATTAAGCACGGTAAGAGAAATAAGCGCAAACCTGGATAAAGAATTTTTAGTAAAAAGCAGGTAA
- a CDS encoding tetratricopeptide repeat protein: MLKIRGAILSIIFILVSSRYARAQVVTLKSGKVIDGEIVERAKDYIKVKYDGQEIYYENKYIKNIEAQNAPELAVIAQKEKAVQDPMPSFKNAIELASAGNFGQARQEFQKQLNDINGGLNILDAAEKGSISKEYAIYLFQGSLHMINGEYNSAITSLEKAWEINPKDPDLNYNLGSAYFSLGEYKKSIAYLSAVLKLQPLDTEARELLTRAYHGQS, encoded by the coding sequence ATGTTAAAAATAAGAGGTGCTATTTTATCCATAATATTTATCCTGGTATCGTCGCGCTATGCCCGGGCTCAAGTAGTTACCCTTAAATCCGGCAAAGTTATTGACGGTGAAATTGTCGAAAGAGCCAAGGATTATATTAAAGTTAAGTATGACGGGCAAGAGATTTATTACGAAAATAAATATATTAAAAATATAGAGGCGCAAAATGCGCCTGAACTTGCGGTAATTGCGCAAAAAGAAAAAGCAGTCCAAGATCCAATGCCATCTTTTAAGAACGCAATAGAATTGGCTTCGGCAGGGAACTTCGGCCAAGCTAGACAGGAATTTCAAAAGCAGCTCAATGACATAAATGGAGGACTTAATATCCTTGATGCTGCAGAGAAGGGCTCAATTAGTAAAGAGTATGCCATCTATTTATTTCAAGGGTCATTGCATATGATTAACGGGGAATATAATTCAGCCATAACATCTTTGGAAAAGGCATGGGAAATTAACCCTAAAGACCCGGATCTAAATTATAATCTTGGTTCCGCTTATTTTTCCTTGGGGGAATATAAAAAATCAATCGCCTATTTGTCCGCTGTTTTAAAATTACAACCGCTTGATACAGAGGCCCGGGAGCTTCTAACCAGGGCTTATCATGGACAAAGCTAA
- a CDS encoding arsenate reductase ArsC, with translation MDKKKVLFVCVHNSARSQMAEAFLKQMAGDRFEVESAGLEPGKLNPTVVEVMKEAGIDISQNKTKSVFDFFKQGKKYDYVVTVCVESQAQKCPIFPGTAVTQRMHWGFDDPSSFQGSQDEIMEKTRQVRDKIKLRIMEWLLLPAFDLKPLE, from the coding sequence ATGGATAAAAAGAAAGTTTTATTTGTTTGCGTGCATAATTCGGCCCGTTCGCAAATGGCCGAAGCGTTTTTAAAACAGATGGCAGGTGATAGATTTGAGGTAGAAAGCGCGGGCCTGGAGCCAGGCAAGTTAAATCCTACAGTTGTTGAGGTGATGAAAGAGGCAGGTATTGATATTTCACAGAATAAGACCAAGAGTGTATTTGATTTTTTCAAGCAAGGTAAAAAATATGATTACGTTGTGACTGTGTGCGTCGAATCGCAGGCACAAAAGTGCCCTATTTTTCCCGGCACAGCAGTCACGCAAAGAATGCATTGGGGTTTTGATGATCCTTCAAGCTTTCAGGGGAGCCAGGATGAGATAATGGAGAAAACCCGCCAGGTTAGAGATAAGATTAAACTCCGGATTATGGAATGGCTATTACTACCCGCCTTTGATCTAAAACCACTAGAATAA
- the pstS gene encoding phosphate ABC transporter substrate-binding protein PstS has translation MKRRVLRIITVVLAVIGLTVGTALADKLLLVNGAGATFPYPLYSKWFYEYTKVDESVNFNYQSIGSGGGIRQITAQTVDFGASDGALTDEQLKQAPGELLHIPMIAGAVVITYNLPQINQALRFSPEVVADIYLGKISKWNDPRIVSDNPGVNLPSQNIIVSHRSDGSGTTNIFTDYLSSVSKAWKNSVGKGTSVNWPVGLGGKGNEGVAGLVKQTQGAIGYVELAYAVKNNLPCAEIKNKSGNFIKPSIESTTAAVNGKINSMPADFRVSLVNPDGADAYPIAGLTWILVYKNQPDKVKGEKIVKFLRWAVTDGQKYSADLLYAPLPESLVKQIEEKIKQISY, from the coding sequence ATGAAGAGACGAGTTTTAAGAATAATTACTGTAGTATTGGCAGTCATCGGCTTGACCGTTGGCACGGCACTGGCCGATAAACTGCTATTGGTAAATGGAGCGGGAGCAACTTTCCCCTATCCTTTATATTCAAAGTGGTTTTATGAATATACCAAGGTTGATGAGAGCGTAAATTTTAATTATCAATCTATCGGCTCAGGCGGCGGGATAAGGCAGATTACCGCTCAGACAGTTGATTTTGGCGCATCGGATGGCGCATTGACCGATGAACAACTAAAACAAGCTCCGGGGGAATTGTTGCATATACCGATGATCGCGGGGGCTGTGGTTATTACTTATAATTTACCGCAGATAAACCAAGCATTGAGGTTTAGCCCGGAAGTGGTGGCGGATATCTACCTGGGCAAGATCAGCAAGTGGAATGACCCCAGAATTGTTTCTGATAATCCTGGCGTAAACCTACCGAGTCAAAACATTATTGTTAGCCATCGTTCGGATGGAAGCGGGACAACCAATATTTTTACGGATTATCTCTCATCTGTATCTAAAGCATGGAAAAACTCGGTCGGTAAAGGCACATCGGTTAATTGGCCGGTAGGATTAGGCGGGAAGGGAAATGAAGGGGTTGCGGGTCTAGTTAAACAGACTCAGGGAGCAATCGGCTATGTGGAGCTGGCTTACGCAGTTAAAAATAATCTTCCCTGCGCAGAGATTAAGAATAAGTCCGGGAATTTCATAAAGCCGAGCATCGAATCAACCACCGCGGCGGTAAACGGCAAAATTAATTCTATGCCTGCTGATTTTAGGGTCTCTCTGGTGAATCCCGACGGAGCGGATGCTTATCCTATCGCGGGCCTGACTTGGATTTTAGTCTATAAAAATCAGCCCGATAAAGTAAAAGGGGAAAAAATAGTCAAATTCCTGCGTTGGGCTGTGACTGACGGCCAAAAATACTCCGCTGATTTACTATACGCTCCTTTACCGGAAAGCTTGGTCAAGCAGATTGAAGAAAAAATAAAGCAGATAAGCTATTAA
- the pstA gene encoding phosphate ABC transporter permease PstA, with amino-acid sequence MNSYKKRKITDKLMCLAAFLCSILTLVPLISILGYVVSKGITSVNLNFFIHLPKPVGEPGGGMGNAIVGSLILMGLSCLWAIPIGVLGGVYLSEFGKNKLGTTIRFTVDVLNGIPSIVIGIFAYTLFVLPMKSFSAVSGAFALGIIMLPTVMRTTEEMLRMVPRNLREGALALGINQFRMIISIVLKTALPGILTGILLAIARIAGETAPLLFTAFGNRFWHQSLQQPIAALPLQIFAYAISPFDDWHRQAWAGAFVLIVIVFLMSFISRFVIRLRYKFPTSR; translated from the coding sequence ATGAACAGCTACAAAAAAAGAAAGATTACCGACAAATTAATGTGCCTGGCCGCGTTTCTGTGCTCAATTTTGACCTTAGTGCCTTTGATTAGTATTTTGGGTTATGTCGTCTCAAAAGGGATTACCAGCGTAAATCTTAACTTTTTTATTCATCTGCCCAAACCTGTGGGAGAACCCGGCGGAGGTATGGGTAATGCTATAGTGGGAAGCCTGATTTTAATGGGTCTTTCCTGTCTATGGGCAATACCTATAGGAGTATTGGGCGGGGTATATCTTTCTGAATTCGGCAAGAATAAATTAGGCACAACGATCAGGTTTACCGTGGATGTTTTAAACGGGATTCCCTCTATTGTAATCGGGATATTCGCCTATACTTTATTCGTCCTGCCAATGAAAAGCTTCTCAGCGGTAAGCGGCGCTTTCGCTTTGGGGATAATTATGTTGCCAACAGTAATGCGCACAACCGAAGAGATGCTCAGGATGGTGCCCCGTAATTTACGCGAGGGCGCGTTAGCCTTAGGCATCAACCAGTTCAGGATGATAATTAGCATTGTGTTAAAAACCGCGTTACCGGGGATACTGACCGGTATTCTGCTGGCAATAGCGCGCATTGCCGGAGAAACAGCCCCGCTTCTTTTTACCGCCTTTGGCAATAGGTTCTGGCATCAGAGCCTGCAGCAGCCCATAGCCGCTTTACCTCTTCAAATATTCGCCTACGCGATTTCTCCTTTTGATGATTGGCACAGGCAGGCTTGGGCAGGCGCTTTTGTCTTAATTGTCATAGTTTTTTTAATGAGTTTCATCAGCCGGTTTGTAATTAGATTGCGGTATAAATTCCCAACGTCAAGATAA
- a CDS encoding phosphate ABC transporter substrate-binding protein: MLKKGLFILAVLMFTVSGYAAGNKNSIQIKGSDTMVNLGQAWAEKYMEANPGDFVAVTGGGSGTGIAALINSTCDIAECSRSMKKEEIQLAENKGVKPVEHIVALDGIAVVVSPKNPVSKLTMEQLRAIFMGTIKNWKEVGGEDKTIVILSREVNSGTHVFFKEHVLRRGHEKGPEEFAPGALLMPSSQAIADEVAQNQNAIGYYGMGYISPKQKVILVAKDEKSEYITPTTENVVKSKYPISRPLYLYTNGEAQGLVKKFLDFTLSKEGQDIVVKTDFVPIK, translated from the coding sequence ATGCTTAAAAAAGGTCTGTTTATTTTGGCTGTACTTATGTTTACGGTCTCAGGGTATGCCGCAGGAAACAAAAATTCTATCCAAATCAAAGGCTCCGATACCATGGTCAACCTTGGCCAGGCTTGGGCAGAAAAATATATGGAGGCTAATCCCGGAGATTTCGTGGCGGTAACCGGAGGAGGCTCTGGTACGGGAATAGCCGCGCTCATTAATTCAACATGCGATATAGCTGAATGCTCCCGTTCTATGAAAAAAGAAGAGATTCAGCTTGCCGAAAATAAGGGAGTAAAACCGGTTGAGCATATCGTGGCTTTAGACGGGATCGCTGTAGTGGTGAGCCCGAAAAACCCTGTAAGTAAGCTTACTATGGAACAACTCCGCGCAATATTTATGGGTACCATAAAAAACTGGAAAGAGGTTGGAGGAGAAGATAAAACCATAGTAATATTATCTAGGGAAGTCAATTCCGGTACGCACGTATTTTTTAAAGAACATGTCTTACGCCGCGGGCATGAAAAAGGCCCCGAAGAATTTGCTCCGGGGGCCTTACTTATGCCGTCAAGCCAGGCAATCGCCGATGAGGTAGCCCAGAATCAAAATGCCATAGGCTATTACGGCATGGGATACATCAGCCCTAAACAGAAAGTTATTTTAGTTGCCAAGGATGAGAAATCCGAATATATCACTCCGACAACAGAAAACGTGGTGAAGAGCAAATATCCTATATCCCGGCCTTTGTATCTTTATACTAACGGAGAGGCTCAGGGGCTGGTGAAAAAGTTCTTGGATTTTACGCTTTCCAAAGAAGGGCAGGATATTGTGGTAAAAACCGATTTCGTGCCGATTAAATAA
- the phoU gene encoding phosphate signaling complex protein PhoU, translating into MERHFDAELADLKGNILRMGDLVEEAIIDSVEALKQLSRDKAQKVIHEDQFTDEQELKIDEKCLDLLALRQPMAVDLRFITMAMKISTDLERMADLAVDISQRVLELADKPLLKPLVDIPKLTLLAQEMTRNSISAFVNKDAELARSVILSDSQADNLRNLVQQELLNDYISKNKSTIPRAIPLLLVARHLERICDHATNIAEDVIYMVEAKVVKHHLEKLDENS; encoded by the coding sequence ATGGAAAGGCATTTTGACGCAGAGTTGGCGGATTTAAAAGGTAACATACTCCGGATGGGCGATTTAGTAGAGGAGGCGATTATCGATTCAGTTGAGGCATTAAAGCAGTTAAGTAGAGATAAGGCTCAAAAGGTCATTCATGAAGACCAGTTTACCGATGAGCAGGAGTTAAAGATTGATGAAAAATGCCTGGATCTTTTGGCTTTAAGGCAGCCGATGGCAGTAGACCTGCGTTTTATTACCATGGCGATGAAGATCTCTACTGATTTGGAAAGAATGGCGGATTTAGCTGTAGATATATCCCAGCGGGTGCTGGAGTTGGCGGATAAGCCGCTGCTTAAGCCTCTGGTAGATATTCCGAAGTTAACACTCCTGGCCCAGGAAATGACCCGTAATTCTATAAGCGCATTTGTTAATAAAGACGCGGAATTAGCCAGGAGCGTAATATTAAGCGACAGCCAAGCCGATAACCTGCGCAATCTGGTCCAGCAGGAATTGCTTAATGACTATATATCCAAAAATAAATCCACCATCCCGCGCGCTATCCCCCTGCTTTTGGTTGCCCGCCACCTTGAGCGTATCTGCGACCATGCCACCAATATTGCCGAAGATGTAATCTATATGGTTGAAGCAAAAGTAGTAAAACACCATCTGGAAAAATTAGATGAAAACAGCTGA